In Promicromonospora sp. Populi, one genomic interval encodes:
- a CDS encoding phytase, whose translation MRRRFVGLSAALLVLPLLAPAAAASGGSGRPGSGPATVTTSVETAPLYDDEAGGNASGDDPAIWVHPDDSERSIVVATAKEGGLRVYDVAATELQSVPATPAPRADGVSGRYNNVDIAYGLDVDGTPTDVAVVSDRYNDQIRFFAIDPAGADAATPLAEVTAPELEFLFSPDRETVAEDQTAYGLAVYQPRRGETYAVVTQEGSTTIATARITTGPGGVGYTDVEHLTMPGEFRLPDGTTWVPCEEPGVGPQLEGVAVDRHTGTLYATQEDVGLWRVPLPLGSGKPRLVDKVTDFGVHDAYDPETEECAPVDPEAPSYGGKNLTADAEGVDIWYGRGGTGYVIVSSQGDDTYGVYALTGKNRSLGTFRVAGDGVDDVNGSDGLAVSNAPVGEYRSGLLVTHDEPETGPDTDPERDATGFSYVHWGDVARALRLH comes from the coding sequence ATGCGACGTCGCTTCGTCGGCCTGTCGGCCGCCCTGCTGGTCCTGCCCCTGCTCGCACCTGCCGCGGCCGCTAGCGGCGGGTCCGGGCGACCGGGGTCCGGCCCCGCGACCGTCACCACCTCGGTGGAGACGGCCCCGCTGTACGACGACGAGGCCGGCGGCAACGCGTCCGGCGACGACCCCGCCATCTGGGTGCACCCCGATGACTCGGAGCGCTCGATCGTCGTCGCGACGGCCAAGGAGGGGGGCCTGCGGGTCTATGACGTGGCCGCGACCGAGCTGCAGTCGGTCCCGGCCACGCCGGCCCCGCGCGCGGACGGCGTCTCCGGCCGGTACAACAACGTGGACATCGCCTACGGCCTGGACGTGGACGGCACGCCGACGGACGTCGCCGTCGTCTCGGACCGGTACAACGACCAGATCCGCTTCTTCGCGATCGACCCCGCAGGGGCCGACGCCGCAACGCCGCTGGCCGAGGTCACCGCGCCCGAGCTGGAGTTCCTGTTCAGCCCGGACCGGGAGACGGTCGCCGAGGACCAGACCGCGTACGGCCTGGCCGTCTACCAGCCCCGCCGCGGCGAGACGTATGCGGTGGTGACCCAGGAGGGGAGCACCACTATCGCCACGGCCCGCATCACCACCGGCCCGGGTGGCGTGGGCTACACCGACGTCGAGCACCTGACGATGCCCGGCGAGTTCCGCCTGCCCGACGGCACCACCTGGGTGCCGTGCGAGGAGCCCGGGGTGGGGCCGCAGCTGGAGGGCGTCGCCGTGGACCGCCACACCGGCACGCTGTACGCCACGCAGGAGGACGTCGGCCTGTGGCGGGTGCCGCTGCCGCTGGGCTCGGGCAAGCCGCGCCTGGTCGACAAGGTCACGGACTTCGGCGTGCACGACGCCTACGACCCCGAGACCGAGGAATGCGCCCCCGTGGACCCGGAAGCGCCGTCGTACGGGGGCAAGAACCTGACCGCCGACGCCGAGGGTGTGGACATCTGGTACGGCCGCGGCGGCACGGGCTACGTGATCGTGTCCAGCCAGGGCGACGACACCTACGGCGTCTACGCCCTGACCGGCAAGAACCGCTCGCTCGGCACGTTCCGGGTCGCGGGCGACGGCGTGGACGACGTCAACGGCTCGGACGGGCTGGCGGTCTCCAACGCGCCAGTGGGCGAGTACCGGTCCGGCCTGCTGGTGACGCACGACGAGCCCGAGACCGGCCCGGACACGGACCCGGAGCGCGACGCGACGGGCTTCTCGTACGTGCACTGGGGCGACGTCGCACGGGCCCTGCGCCTGCACTGA
- a CDS encoding TetR/AcrR family transcriptional regulator has translation MPDKIVPVNASSRRGRRPAGQDARADILAAALEEFVDRGYEASSLRSVARRAGVDPGTVRHWFPDKPRLLTAALGVSGIEPDKVVERVTAGPVETLGERLLEAVVGMWDFDGGDTVRVVIPAIMSDAGLRSLLPQFIGAAIMAPVMRAIDAPDAPLRTALVASQLSGVLLTRYLIPLDPLASLAPDQVARLVGPTIQHYLTGPLPAP, from the coding sequence ATGCCTGACAAGATCGTGCCCGTCAACGCTTCAAGCCGCCGCGGCCGGCGTCCCGCCGGTCAGGACGCCCGCGCCGACATCCTCGCCGCCGCGCTCGAGGAGTTCGTCGACCGCGGGTACGAGGCGTCCTCCCTGCGGTCGGTCGCCCGCCGGGCCGGGGTGGACCCGGGCACGGTGCGGCACTGGTTCCCGGACAAGCCGCGGCTGCTGACCGCGGCGCTCGGCGTCTCGGGGATCGAGCCGGACAAGGTGGTGGAGCGGGTCACGGCCGGTCCGGTCGAGACCCTCGGGGAGCGCCTCCTGGAGGCGGTGGTCGGCATGTGGGACTTCGACGGCGGTGACACCGTCCGCGTGGTCATCCCGGCGATCATGTCCGATGCCGGGCTGCGCAGCCTGCTGCCCCAGTTCATCGGTGCGGCCATCATGGCGCCGGTCATGCGCGCCATCGACGCGCCCGACGCCCCGCTGCGCACCGCGCTGGTGGCCTCGCAGCTTTCGGGGGTGCTGCTGACCCGGTACCTGATCCCGCTGGACCCGTTGGCCTCGCTCGCGCCGGACCAGGTGGCGCGGCTCGTGGGGCCGACCATCCAGCACTACCTCACCGGCCCGCTCCCGGCCCCGTAG
- the mmsB gene encoding multiple monosaccharide ABC transporter permease, whose protein sequence is MTGIANLRELFTRNIRTSGIYIAFVLIIALFTVLTDGRLLSDRNLTTLVLQFSYILILAIGMVIIIIGGHIDLSVGSVVALTGAVAAVVVIRNGLPWWVGVLAALGTGLLVGAWQGFWVAYVGIPAFIVTLAGMLLFRGLTLDVLNNVSLSPFPAEYNSIATGFVPALLGGYGYDTFTLVIFAIGVLGFAYNSWRNRRARIEYKQTVEAPVLFVLKLVVVAAVVMWFAYNLATYRGLPAVLIVLAVLVLAYTLVTKHSVFGRHVYAIGGNLAAAQLSGVRVKRVNFWMFVNMGFLAAVAGIVFSARSDTAQPAAGNMFELDAIAACFIGGAAVTGGIGTVTGAMVGGLIMAVMSNGMSLMGIDQSTQQIVKGIVLLLAVAFDVWNKKRAAAAR, encoded by the coding sequence ATGACCGGCATCGCGAATCTCAGAGAGCTGTTCACGCGCAATATCCGCACCAGCGGCATCTACATCGCGTTCGTGCTGATCATCGCGCTGTTCACCGTGCTGACGGATGGCAGGCTGCTCAGTGACCGGAACCTGACGACTCTCGTTCTTCAGTTCTCATACATCCTCATCCTCGCCATCGGCATGGTCATCATCATCATCGGCGGGCACATCGACCTGTCGGTAGGGTCGGTGGTAGCACTGACTGGTGCGGTAGCCGCCGTCGTCGTGATCCGGAACGGCCTGCCCTGGTGGGTCGGAGTGCTCGCCGCGCTGGGTACCGGTCTGCTGGTCGGTGCCTGGCAAGGGTTCTGGGTGGCGTACGTCGGGATCCCGGCATTCATCGTGACGCTGGCTGGCATGCTGCTGTTCCGCGGCCTCACCCTCGATGTGCTCAACAACGTCTCGCTCTCGCCGTTCCCGGCGGAGTACAACTCGATCGCCACCGGCTTTGTCCCCGCGCTGCTCGGCGGCTACGGGTACGACACGTTCACACTCGTTATCTTCGCGATCGGTGTACTGGGCTTCGCGTACAACTCGTGGCGCAACCGCCGCGCGCGTATCGAGTACAAGCAGACCGTCGAAGCGCCGGTGCTGTTCGTGCTGAAGCTCGTGGTCGTCGCGGCCGTCGTTATGTGGTTCGCGTACAACCTCGCCACATACCGCGGCTTGCCCGCGGTGCTGATTGTCCTGGCCGTGCTGGTTTTGGCGTATACGCTGGTCACCAAGCACAGCGTGTTCGGTCGCCACGTCTACGCCATCGGCGGCAACCTCGCCGCGGCACAGTTGTCTGGTGTGCGTGTTAAGCGCGTGAACTTCTGGATGTTCGTGAACATGGGCTTCCTGGCTGCAGTGGCCGGAATCGTGTTCTCGGCCCGGTCGGATACGGCTCAGCCAGCGGCGGGCAACATGTTTGAGCTCGACGCGATCGCGGCGTGCTTCATCGGTGGTGCCGCGGTGACCGGCGGTATCGGCACCGTGACCGGCGCGATGGTCGGTGGCCTGATCATGGCCGTCATGTCCAATGGAATGTCGCTAATGGGCATCGACCAGTCGACGCAGCAGATTGTCAAGGGCATCGTGCTGCTGCTGGCCGTGGCGTTCGACGTCTGGAACAAGAAGCGGGCCGCCGCCGCCCGCTGA
- a CDS encoding TrkH family potassium uptake protein encodes MAPSLRHRLYGVRELVDELAFRAPARLAVTVFAGVVAVFALLLLVPFATADGQGASFVDAVFTAVSAVCVTGLVVQDTATYWSLYGQIVILAGIKVGGFGIMTVASLLGMMVSRKIGLTQKLLTASETKTSRLGDIGSLIRVIIVTATTLELSIALLLFPRFLVIEGNVGTAAWHSLFYGISAFNNAGFVPTTEGLMPHVGDWTLVLPIALGVFIGALGFPVILNVQRALSRPGRRWRSWTKRLSLHSKLTLVTSGILFVVGALLILVLEWTNPATFGPLSFGEKLLAAVFAGIMPRSGGFSTVDVGAMTESSWLIQDALMFVGGGSASTAGGIKVTTLAVMLLAIVAEARGDRDIEAFGRRIPRDVLRLSIAVVFTGASIVLVSCVALLQVTDLPLSQVLFEVLSAFATVGLSTGITPGLPDAGKYVLAVLMFVGRTGAVTVVAVLALRDRRRIVRFPEERPIIG; translated from the coding sequence ATGGCGCCGAGCCTGCGGCACCGGTTGTACGGGGTGCGAGAGCTGGTGGACGAGCTGGCCTTCCGTGCCCCGGCACGCCTGGCCGTCACGGTCTTCGCGGGCGTAGTCGCTGTGTTCGCCCTGCTCCTGCTGGTGCCGTTCGCGACCGCCGACGGCCAGGGCGCGAGCTTTGTCGATGCTGTGTTCACCGCGGTCTCCGCCGTGTGTGTCACGGGGCTCGTCGTGCAGGACACGGCGACCTACTGGTCGCTGTACGGGCAGATAGTCATTCTCGCCGGCATCAAGGTGGGCGGCTTCGGCATCATGACCGTCGCCTCGCTGCTCGGCATGATGGTGTCGCGCAAGATCGGGCTGACGCAGAAGCTGCTCACCGCGTCGGAGACCAAGACGAGCCGCCTGGGCGACATCGGTTCGCTGATCCGGGTCATCATCGTCACCGCCACCACGCTCGAGCTGTCGATCGCCCTGCTGCTCTTCCCCCGGTTCCTGGTGATCGAGGGCAACGTGGGCACCGCTGCCTGGCACTCGCTGTTCTACGGGATCTCGGCGTTCAACAACGCCGGGTTCGTGCCCACCACCGAGGGCCTGATGCCGCACGTCGGTGACTGGACGCTCGTGCTGCCCATCGCCCTCGGTGTGTTCATCGGTGCGCTCGGGTTCCCCGTCATCCTCAATGTCCAGCGCGCCCTGTCCCGGCCTGGTCGACGCTGGCGCAGCTGGACCAAGCGGCTCTCCCTGCACAGCAAGCTCACACTCGTGACCAGCGGCATCCTGTTCGTCGTCGGTGCGCTGCTGATCCTGGTGCTGGAGTGGACCAACCCCGCCACGTTCGGGCCACTGAGCTTCGGGGAGAAGCTGCTGGCGGCCGTGTTCGCCGGCATCATGCCGCGCTCCGGAGGGTTCAGCACCGTCGACGTCGGGGCCATGACCGAGTCGAGCTGGCTCATCCAGGACGCTCTGATGTTCGTGGGTGGCGGTTCGGCGTCGACCGCCGGCGGTATCAAGGTGACCACGCTCGCCGTCATGCTGCTCGCGATCGTCGCCGAGGCGCGCGGTGACCGGGACATCGAGGCGTTCGGCCGCCGCATCCCGCGGGACGTGCTGCGGCTGTCGATCGCCGTCGTGTTCACGGGGGCGAGCATCGTGCTGGTCTCGTGCGTGGCGCTGCTGCAGGTGACCGACCTCCCCCTGTCCCAGGTGCTGTTCGAGGTCCTGTCGGCGTTCGCGACCGTCGGGCTGTCGACGGGGATCACTCCCGGCCTGCCGGACGCCGGGAAGTACGTGCTGGCGGTCCTGATGTTCGTGGGGCGCACCGGGGCGGTGACCGTCGTGGCGGTGCTGGCGCTGCGCGACCGGCGGCGCATCGTACGCTTCCCCGAGGAACGACCGATCATCGGGTGA
- a CDS encoding acetoin utilization protein AcuC, which produces MHLARLVWSPRLLEYDFGPGHPMAPARLDLTMRLVEAFGLLDQPTLEVVEAEPATDSVIETVHDADYVAAVRHAGTTLEPNLLRGLGTDDDPLFVGMHEAAARQLGGSVELADALWTGEIAHGVNVAGGMHHAMPGAASGFCVYNDAAAAIRRLLDLGAERVAYLDFDAHHGDGVEAIFWDDPRVLTVSIHEDGRTLFPGTGASADVGSPGPAEGTAVNIPVPARTSGPDWLRAIDAVVPALIREHRPQAIVSQHGCDAHGRDPLSNLNVSVDAQWTAQQWAHALAHEHADGRWLALGGGGYAVTDVVPLVWTALVAEAAHTPLARGAELPAAWRAVVEGLGLEAARTLGSAEVPFRRWRDGYDPADAVDRAVQATRRATFPLWGLDPLLD; this is translated from the coding sequence GTGCATCTCGCCCGGCTGGTCTGGAGTCCGCGACTCCTCGAGTACGACTTCGGCCCCGGGCACCCCATGGCCCCGGCCCGCCTCGACCTGACGATGCGGCTCGTCGAGGCGTTCGGCCTGCTGGACCAGCCCACGCTCGAGGTGGTGGAGGCCGAGCCCGCGACAGACTCCGTCATCGAGACGGTGCACGACGCCGACTACGTGGCCGCCGTCCGGCACGCCGGGACCACGCTGGAGCCCAATCTCCTGCGGGGCCTCGGCACCGACGACGACCCCCTGTTCGTCGGGATGCACGAGGCCGCGGCCCGCCAGCTCGGCGGGTCCGTGGAGCTGGCCGACGCGCTCTGGACCGGCGAGATCGCGCACGGCGTGAACGTCGCCGGGGGCATGCACCACGCGATGCCGGGCGCTGCTTCGGGCTTCTGCGTCTACAACGACGCCGCCGCGGCCATCCGGCGCCTGCTGGACCTGGGCGCGGAGCGTGTCGCTTACCTCGACTTCGACGCCCATCACGGCGACGGCGTGGAGGCGATCTTCTGGGACGACCCGCGCGTGCTGACCGTCTCGATCCACGAGGACGGCCGCACCCTGTTCCCCGGCACGGGCGCCTCGGCCGACGTCGGCAGCCCGGGCCCCGCAGAGGGCACCGCCGTCAATATCCCCGTCCCGGCCCGCACCTCGGGCCCGGACTGGCTGCGGGCGATCGACGCCGTCGTGCCAGCGCTGATCCGGGAGCACCGCCCGCAGGCGATCGTCTCCCAGCACGGCTGCGACGCGCACGGGCGGGACCCGCTCTCGAACCTGAACGTCTCGGTGGACGCGCAGTGGACCGCCCAGCAGTGGGCGCACGCGCTCGCGCACGAGCACGCCGACGGCCGCTGGCTCGCCCTGGGCGGCGGCGGTTACGCGGTGACCGACGTCGTGCCGCTCGTCTGGACGGCGCTCGTCGCCGAAGCCGCACACACGCCGCTGGCGCGCGGGGCCGAGCTGCCCGCCGCGTGGCGCGCCGTCGTCGAGGGCCTGGGCCTGGAGGCCGCGCGCACGCTCGGCTCCGCGGAGGTGCCGTTCCGCCGCTGGCGCGACGGCTACGACCCTGCCGACGCCGTGGACCGCGCAGTCCAGGCGACCCGTCGCGCGACCTTTCCCCTCTGGGGCCTGGACCCCCTCCTGGACTGA